Proteins encoded together in one Prevotella scopos JCM 17725 window:
- a CDS encoding LL-diaminopimelate aminotransferase has translation MAHINEEFLKLQKNYLFADIAKKVNAYKTAHPDKKVISLGIGDVTQPLAPAVIEAMHKAVDDMATKEHFHGYGPEQGYLWLREAIVKNDYEARGISLDPCEVFVNDGAKSDTGNIGDLLSQDNTMAVTDPIYPVYIDSNVMGGRAGVFENGRWSNVTYMSCGEENKFVPQIPDHRVDMVYLCYPNNPTGMVITKEELKKWVDYALAHNAIIFYDAAYEAYIQDSDIPHSIYEIPNAKKVAIEFHSYSKTAGFTGIRCGYTIIPKELTATTKDGKCIEVAQLWDRRQCTKFNGTSYISQRAAEAIYSPEGKKQIKQTIDYYMENARIIRESLTELGLTVYGGKNAPYLWVKTPADAPSWKFFENMLNGAQVVCTPGVGFGLAGEGFIRITSFGDRNDCIEAMARIKKWLKK, from the coding sequence ATGGCACATATAAACGAAGAGTTTCTTAAATTACAAAAGAATTACCTCTTTGCTGACATTGCAAAGAAAGTAAACGCTTATAAAACTGCTCACCCTGATAAGAAAGTTATCAGTCTGGGCATCGGAGATGTCACACAACCTTTAGCACCCGCAGTGATTGAGGCAATGCACAAGGCGGTCGATGACATGGCAACAAAGGAACACTTCCATGGCTATGGACCTGAGCAGGGCTACCTGTGGCTCCGTGAAGCCATTGTCAAGAATGATTACGAAGCACGTGGCATAAGCCTTGACCCTTGCGAAGTATTTGTCAACGATGGTGCAAAGAGCGACACAGGAAACATTGGTGACCTATTAAGTCAAGACAATACAATGGCTGTGACCGACCCTATCTACCCTGTTTACATTGATTCTAACGTCATGGGGGGTCGCGCAGGAGTATTCGAGAATGGCCGTTGGAGCAATGTCACATACATGTCCTGCGGTGAGGAAAATAAGTTTGTACCACAGATTCCTGACCATCGTGTCGATATGGTTTATCTCTGCTATCCAAATAACCCGACGGGCATGGTGATAACCAAGGAAGAACTTAAGAAGTGGGTTGATTATGCACTGGCACACAATGCTATCATCTTCTACGATGCAGCATACGAGGCTTATATTCAAGATAGCGACATTCCTCACTCTATATACGAGATACCAAATGCAAAGAAGGTAGCAATAGAGTTCCATAGTTACAGTAAGACTGCTGGCTTTACGGGTATTCGTTGTGGCTATACCATCATTCCAAAGGAGTTGACTGCAACAACAAAGGATGGTAAATGTATTGAAGTGGCACAACTCTGGGACCGCAGACAATGCACAAAATTCAACGGCACAAGCTACATTTCCCAACGTGCAGCAGAAGCTATCTATAGTCCAGAAGGTAAGAAGCAGATTAAACAGACCATCGATTATTACATGGAGAATGCTCGCATCATACGTGAGAGCTTAACCGAGTTAGGGCTGACTGTTTATGGTGGAAAGAACGCTCCCTACTTATGGGTAAAGACACCAGCCGATGCTCCTTCATGGAAGTTCTTTGAGAACATGCTCAATGGTGCTCAAGTCGTTTGTACACCTGGTGTTGGCTTTGGATTAGCTGGCGAAGGTTTTATACGCATCACAAGTTTTGGAGATCGTAATGATTGTATCGAAGCAATGGCTAGAATTAAGAAATGGT
- the dapF gene encoding diaminopimelate epimerase: MGQKIRFTKMHGAGNDYIYVDTLKYDIPHPNTTSIAWSNRHMGIGSDGLVLIGKPIVKDADYQMRIFNADGSEAMMCGNASRCIGKYLFEKGLTEKTELKLETLSGIKVLQLHICADTKHVDSVTVDMLEPKFDVQEQYQGTSPNLVPYHLPLVRSNDVQPTFVSMGNPHFVIFLDQSKIDDTKLPITDTDLTVIGKALEHNPAFPERCNIEFACLTGANHLRTRVWERGSGITMACGTGACATATAAIKNNIADRSKPIEIEMDGGTLSIEWKEDNHIYMTGPATFAFEGEAELP; this comes from the coding sequence ATGGGGCAGAAGATAAGGTTTACCAAAATGCATGGTGCTGGTAATGACTACATTTATGTTGACACATTGAAGTACGATATACCTCACCCAAACACTACATCTATCGCTTGGAGTAATCGCCACATGGGTATTGGAAGTGATGGTTTAGTACTGATTGGGAAGCCTATTGTAAAGGATGCTGATTACCAAATGCGCATCTTCAATGCAGATGGCTCTGAGGCAATGATGTGTGGCAACGCCAGCAGATGTATAGGAAAATATCTCTTTGAGAAAGGGCTTACTGAAAAAACAGAGCTTAAACTTGAGACTCTGTCGGGGATTAAAGTACTACAACTACATATCTGTGCTGACACAAAACATGTAGATTCAGTTACTGTTGATATGCTTGAGCCTAAGTTTGATGTACAAGAACAATATCAGGGGACCTCTCCTAACCTCGTTCCTTACCATCTTCCCTTAGTGAGAAGCAACGATGTACAACCCACTTTCGTAAGTATGGGTAATCCACACTTCGTTATCTTCCTTGATCAAAGCAAGATTGACGATACGAAGCTACCCATCACTGACACCGACTTAACAGTCATAGGTAAGGCATTAGAGCATAATCCAGCTTTCCCAGAGCGTTGCAACATAGAGTTCGCATGCTTAACAGGAGCCAATCATCTACGAACACGCGTATGGGAACGTGGCAGCGGAATCACAATGGCATGCGGAACAGGAGCTTGTGCCACAGCTACTGCGGCTATAAAGAACAACATTGCCGACCGCTCTAAACCCATTGAGATAGAAATGGATGGTGGTACTCTCTCAATTGAATGGAAGGAAGATAACCACATTTACATGACAGGACCAGCAACCTTTGCCTTCGAAGGTGAGGCGGAACTCCCATAA
- a CDS encoding M13 family metallopeptidase: protein MKAKILLFAASFIATSAMAQGLKSGVDRNNMDFNVKPGENFYEYAAGNWLKSHPLDKEHPMNGAFVDLEELNKKRIREMVEDYAKKPQTKGTVAQKIASIYNLYMDSVRRNREGYAPIKPVLAKIRAAKNRKDLIKLMYDLDVKGYGTFPVGFGMTVDAMNSDRYIIGISQGGIGLDPEYYTKPNDQQKAVIAAYKSLNNDLFKMTGNDAATAKKKMEAAFSIENQIAKVSYDQVKSRDPQANYHPMTWEQLLKNYPGVDWNYLLKASGYPNNGGKVDVGQPEPVHEVEKILATAPLDALKAYMELAVISSSAGMLSDNFSDRNFEYTKVAYGVQQQQPRWKRALSFVQGIMGEAVGKLYVQKYFPESSKQRMITLVKNLQDAFAQRIEENTWMTDATKKKAIEKLQAFDIKIGYPDKWQNMDSVFVIDDNKSLIENVKAVQEAAMKYRIAKRWGKPVDKKEWHMTPQTVNAYYDPTTNSINFPAAILQPPFFDPTVDDAANYGAIGAVIGHEMSHGFDDQGCQFDKDGNMKNWWTEEDKKNYDARTKVLVDWFNKQEVIPGLYVNGEKTLGENIGDNGGLNIAFRALENSMKAKPLGDMDGFTPAQRFFLAWGRVWASNVAPQFVAYIVNSDVHSPSISRVNAALPMIDNWYKAFDIKEGDKLFVPQQSRAHIW from the coding sequence ATGAAAGCAAAAATCTTACTTTTTGCAGCCTCATTCATAGCTACATCAGCTATGGCACAGGGACTGAAGTCGGGTGTAGACCGCAACAACATGGACTTTAACGTGAAGCCCGGTGAGAACTTCTATGAGTATGCTGCAGGTAACTGGTTGAAGAGTCATCCACTTGACAAGGAGCATCCAATGAACGGTGCCTTTGTTGATTTGGAAGAATTGAACAAGAAACGCATCCGTGAAATGGTTGAGGATTATGCGAAGAAACCACAAACGAAAGGCACTGTAGCACAGAAGATTGCTTCTATCTACAACCTTTACATGGATAGTGTACGCCGTAATCGTGAGGGATATGCACCTATTAAGCCTGTATTGGCAAAGATTCGTGCTGCAAAGAATCGTAAGGACCTTATCAAACTGATGTATGACCTCGATGTGAAAGGCTATGGCACCTTCCCTGTTGGCTTTGGTATGACAGTAGATGCTATGAACTCTGACCGTTATATCATTGGTATCTCACAAGGTGGTATTGGTCTTGATCCAGAATATTATACAAAGCCTAACGATCAACAGAAGGCTGTCATAGCAGCATATAAGAGTCTGAACAACGATTTGTTCAAGATGACTGGCAACGATGCTGCAACTGCTAAGAAGAAGATGGAGGCTGCTTTCTCAATTGAGAACCAGATTGCAAAGGTTAGCTATGACCAAGTAAAGTCACGTGATCCACAAGCTAACTATCACCCAATGACTTGGGAACAACTCTTGAAAAACTATCCTGGCGTCGATTGGAACTACCTTTTGAAGGCTTCCGGCTATCCAAATAACGGCGGAAAGGTAGATGTTGGGCAGCCAGAGCCTGTACATGAAGTTGAGAAGATACTTGCTACGGCTCCGTTAGACGCATTGAAAGCCTACATGGAGCTTGCTGTTATCTCAAGTTCTGCAGGTATGTTGTCTGATAACTTCTCTGATCGTAACTTTGAATATACCAAGGTGGCATACGGTGTTCAGCAGCAACAGCCACGTTGGAAGCGTGCTTTGTCTTTCGTACAGGGTATCATGGGTGAGGCTGTAGGTAAGCTCTACGTACAGAAATACTTCCCTGAGAGCAGCAAGCAACGTATGATTACATTGGTAAAGAACCTCCAAGATGCTTTTGCACAGCGTATCGAAGAGAACACATGGATGACTGATGCAACAAAGAAAAAGGCTATAGAGAAGTTGCAGGCATTTGATATTAAGATCGGTTATCCTGATAAATGGCAGAATATGGATAGCGTCTTCGTGATTGATGACAATAAGTCATTGATTGAAAACGTGAAGGCTGTACAGGAAGCAGCTATGAAGTATCGTATTGCTAAACGCTGGGGTAAGCCTGTTGATAAGAAGGAATGGCACATGACTCCACAGACGGTTAATGCTTACTATGACCCAACAACCAACAGTATTAACTTCCCTGCAGCTATTCTCCAGCCTCCTTTCTTCGATCCAACAGTGGATGATGCAGCTAATTATGGTGCTATCGGTGCTGTCATTGGTCATGAGATGAGCCACGGATTTGACGACCAAGGTTGTCAATTTGACAAGGATGGTAATATGAAGAACTGGTGGACAGAAGAGGATAAGAAGAACTATGACGCTCGTACAAAGGTCCTTGTAGACTGGTTCAACAAGCAGGAAGTAATCCCAGGCTTGTATGTTAACGGTGAGAAGACACTCGGTGAAAACATCGGTGATAACGGAGGTTTGAACATTGCCTTCCGTGCACTTGAAAACAGTATGAAGGCAAAGCCATTAGGCGACATGGACGGATTCACACCTGCACAGCGTTTCTTCCTCGCTTGGGGACGTGTTTGGGCAAGCAATGTTGCACCTCAGTTCGTTGCTTACATTGTCAACTCTGACGTTCACTCACCAAGTATCAGTCGTGTTAACGCAGCCCTTCCAATGATTGACAATTGGTATAAAGCATTCGACATCAAAGAAGGCGACAAGCTCTTCGTACCACAACAGAGTCGTGCACACATCTGGTAA
- a CDS encoding ATP-binding protein, producing MDISLIQFMKERIEHTSTTFHRYLYNRIDWGRQMLGLVGPRGVGKTTMFLQYIKEHQSEQNMLYVSADYVYFSSHTLIDLADEFSREGGEYLFIDEIHKYSGWAQELKQIYDTHVDLKVAFTGSSVLDIIQGEADLSRRAPVYHLQGLSFREYLEMFKGIVVPTYSLEDILQHRVELPKGLERPLPLFKEYLRHGYYPFGDDVEFIMLLNQSVNLTMEVDIPQFANMTLSTSRKLKKLLAIISRSVPFKPVMDSLATMVGVSRNVLPDYFLYMEKAGIISQLRDATGGIRGLGKVDKVYLDNPNLAYILAGSEANIGNIRETFFYNQLRVHNDIIVSRISDFEINGVTFEVGGKSKGQKQIVEAKKGYVVKDDIEIGTSNIIPLWMFGLNY from the coding sequence ATGGATATTAGTTTAATACAATTTATGAAGGAAAGGATAGAGCACACCTCTACCACTTTTCATCGTTATTTATATAATCGTATAGACTGGGGAAGACAGATGTTAGGACTGGTTGGTCCACGTGGTGTCGGTAAGACAACGATGTTTCTACAATATATAAAGGAACATCAGTCTGAGCAGAATATGCTTTATGTATCAGCTGATTATGTCTATTTCTCATCTCATACACTTATTGATTTAGCTGATGAGTTTAGTAGAGAAGGAGGAGAATATCTCTTTATTGATGAAATTCATAAGTACTCAGGTTGGGCACAAGAACTAAAGCAAATATATGATACTCATGTTGATTTGAAAGTTGCTTTTACAGGTTCGTCGGTTCTTGATATAATACAAGGAGAGGCAGACCTTAGCCGTCGTGCTCCAGTTTATCATTTGCAGGGGCTGTCTTTCAGAGAGTATCTGGAGATGTTTAAGGGCATTGTTGTCCCAACTTATAGCTTAGAAGATATTCTTCAACATCGTGTGGAACTCCCCAAAGGTTTGGAGCGTCCATTACCTTTGTTTAAAGAGTATTTGCGTCATGGGTATTATCCATTTGGAGATGACGTCGAGTTTATAATGTTATTAAACCAAAGTGTCAATCTTACGATGGAGGTTGATATACCACAGTTTGCAAATATGACGCTTTCAACAAGTCGTAAGCTAAAGAAGTTGCTTGCTATAATTTCACGTAGCGTACCTTTTAAGCCTGTTATGGATTCTTTAGCAACAATGGTGGGAGTGAGCAGGAATGTACTTCCAGATTACTTCTTGTATATGGAAAAGGCTGGGATTATTAGTCAACTACGAGATGCTACTGGTGGTATAAGAGGGTTAGGTAAGGTGGATAAGGTTTATCTCGATAACCCTAATTTAGCTTATATCTTAGCTGGTAGTGAAGCTAATATTGGGAATATAAGAGAAACCTTCTTCTATAATCAGTTGAGAGTACATAATGATATTATAGTTTCTCGTATCTCAGACTTTGAGATTAATGGTGTAACCTTTGAAGTTGGAGGAAAGAGTAAGGGGCAAAAACAGATTGTTGAAGCTAAAAAGGGTTATGTAGTAAAAGATGATATCGAGATTGGTACAAGTAATATCATACCTCTATGGATGTTTGGATTGAATTATTAA
- a CDS encoding DUF2339 domain-containing protein — protein MQRENQKQAELATETKPKENIEQPQEKITETPKEVQKESVSPNPNWWQQPIKDEMPTTEKAEETETTVENELPELQETPETIEIPIVHNEDIRPSTIEIPIEKTEDKTPEVEEETPDTIEEPVEEEQEEPAMAMEKEEKIEEYATSETNFEKYIGENLFGKIGILIFIIGIGFFVKYAIDQNWINETARTLMGYAVGAGMLVLAERLHKRYHTFSSLLAGGAFGIYYLITAIAFHYYDLFSHTMAFVILCATTIFMSAVSVLYDRKELAVTALVGGFIAPFIISTDSSSIISLQIYIGILNIGMFCLAMYKRWAILPMVSFGFTYIILWGTTAIGSFTDSEAVTIYPTLFAFATLFYVIFLLPIVFILRTQYGENTRLGLLAIITANSFMYLIYGDFLLQHFEASSDTTAYLAFFIAGVNLAIHLYLRFRVEGQDTLRNLMLGLAVTFASMGIPILFSTANVLMVWAAEAVLLLWLFTKEKNRIYEWASAILLLLTMGALAYYRTTDTFIHNTGDSLFFNGAFFVTTFVSIAYFVAAVIMQYNKEFFSDMRRLIAYTPCNAIAYALGFSILFLAFRDNFHFHLEQPISEYASLLTANIILLGGALILRKRFEISENKLAYEISLYLAGILFAMTVWNDTVPDGLLLRWLMALVTIAYMAYCMRGQLLVTSNPRSLHTEYAIVSTLTWLTLTRLLLITFNEVNFSTAFSLSLGIAAFILMCIGMRYHSKEIRIVSLAEFGIVIGKLILNDVWAMPALGKIIVFISLGAILLILSFLYQKLKDALFNEEKQEQE, from the coding sequence ATGCAGCGTGAAAATCAGAAACAAGCTGAATTAGCAACAGAAACAAAGCCAAAAGAGAATATAGAGCAACCTCAGGAGAAGATTACAGAAACTCCGAAGGAAGTTCAGAAAGAATCCGTTAGTCCTAATCCTAACTGGTGGCAACAACCAATAAAGGACGAAATGCCAACAACCGAAAAGGCTGAAGAAACAGAGACTACAGTTGAAAACGAACTGCCTGAGCTACAAGAGACACCAGAAACTATAGAAATTCCTATTGTACACAATGAGGATATCAGACCTTCTACGATTGAAATTCCTATTGAGAAAACGGAAGATAAGACTCCTGAAGTTGAGGAGGAGACTCCTGACACCATTGAAGAACCTGTAGAAGAAGAGCAGGAAGAGCCTGCAATGGCTATGGAGAAAGAGGAGAAAATAGAAGAATACGCCACTTCTGAGACCAACTTTGAGAAATATATCGGTGAGAATCTCTTTGGAAAGATTGGTATTCTCATCTTTATTATTGGTATCGGTTTCTTCGTAAAATATGCTATTGACCAGAACTGGATCAATGAGACAGCACGTACGTTGATGGGCTATGCTGTCGGTGCAGGTATGTTAGTACTGGCTGAACGATTACACAAACGCTACCATACTTTCAGTTCACTGTTAGCAGGTGGTGCCTTTGGTATCTACTATTTGATTACAGCCATCGCCTTCCATTACTATGACTTGTTCTCTCACACGATGGCATTTGTTATCCTATGCGCCACTACTATCTTCATGTCGGCAGTCTCCGTCCTATACGATAGGAAGGAATTAGCAGTCACAGCACTCGTTGGTGGCTTTATTGCACCATTCATTATTAGCACAGACTCAAGTAGTATCATTAGCCTACAGATTTATATCGGTATTCTGAACATTGGTATGTTCTGCCTTGCAATGTATAAGAGATGGGCTATATTACCTATGGTATCCTTCGGTTTCACCTATATAATATTATGGGGAACGACTGCAATAGGATCATTCACAGATAGTGAAGCTGTTACAATTTATCCTACCCTATTTGCTTTTGCAACACTATTCTACGTCATTTTCCTATTGCCTATTGTCTTTATTCTGCGCACACAGTATGGTGAAAATACCAGACTTGGACTATTGGCTATCATCACAGCTAATAGCTTCATGTATCTTATTTATGGCGATTTCCTCTTACAACACTTCGAGGCATCATCTGACACAACAGCTTACTTAGCTTTCTTCATTGCTGGTGTCAATCTGGCAATACACCTTTATTTGCGATTCCGTGTCGAAGGACAGGACACATTGCGCAACCTTATGTTAGGACTTGCGGTCACATTCGCATCTATGGGTATTCCAATTCTGTTCAGCACAGCCAATGTTCTTATGGTATGGGCAGCTGAGGCTGTACTTCTTTTGTGGCTCTTCACAAAGGAGAAAAACAGAATCTACGAATGGGCTTCTGCAATATTATTGCTCCTAACGATGGGAGCTTTGGCATACTACAGAACAACTGACACTTTCATCCATAATACAGGAGACAGTTTATTCTTCAATGGTGCCTTCTTTGTGACAACATTTGTTAGTATAGCCTACTTTGTTGCAGCTGTCATTATGCAATATAATAAGGAGTTTTTCAGTGATATGAGACGTCTAATCGCTTACACTCCATGCAATGCTATTGCCTATGCGTTGGGCTTTAGCATCCTGTTCCTTGCTTTCAGAGACAACTTCCACTTCCATCTTGAGCAACCAATATCAGAGTATGCGTCTCTACTTACAGCAAACATAATACTCTTAGGAGGAGCACTTATCCTGCGCAAACGCTTCGAAATAAGTGAAAACAAGTTAGCATACGAGATTAGCCTCTATCTTGCAGGAATCCTTTTTGCTATGACTGTGTGGAATGACACCGTTCCAGACGGACTCCTACTGAGGTGGTTAATGGCACTTGTAACAATCGCTTATATGGCATATTGTATGCGTGGGCAACTCCTTGTTACCTCTAACCCGCGAAGCTTACATACAGAATACGCTATCGTATCAACACTGACGTGGCTTACTTTGACGCGTTTATTGCTGATTACTTTCAATGAAGTAAACTTCAGTACCGCCTTCTCTTTGTCGTTAGGTATTGCAGCCTTCATCTTGATGTGTATCGGTATGCGTTACCACAGTAAGGAGATTCGTATTGTTAGCTTGGCAGAATTCGGTATTGTCATTGGCAAACTCATTCTCAATGACGTATGGGCAATGCCTGCTCTTGGTAAGATTATTGTCTTCATCAGCCTTGGAGCCATTCTTCTTATCCTCTCATTCCTCTATCAAAAACTTAAAGATGCACTTTTCAATGAGGAAAAACAAGAACAGGAATAA